The Pirellulaceae bacterium genome includes a region encoding these proteins:
- a CDS encoding MotA/TolQ/ExbB proton channel family protein, producing MRLRKMLNHRPTRHGLMLFLFAACFLWTIQAGVTTNSLHSSAWGQEEAAAVEDAGSETTGPPPSYLGWALSALGWGYSLIFLLLSTTLVALIVMNLLTARRDSVCPLDLVESFEANLNEQKYQEAYELAKNDESFLGQVLSAGLAKLSSGYNQAIEAMQEVGEEENMKLEHRLSYMSLIGTISPMIGLFGTVHGMISSFQVIANTSTTPKPAELAQGISTALFTTLIGLLIAIPAIAAYNLLRNRVSRLVLEVGILSDNLMSRFASADENKK from the coding sequence ATGAGACTTCGTAAGATGTTAAATCATCGCCCTACACGTCATGGACTCATGCTATTTCTGTTCGCGGCTTGCTTTCTCTGGACAATTCAGGCGGGCGTAACAACCAACTCCCTTCATTCTTCCGCTTGGGGACAAGAAGAGGCCGCTGCCGTTGAGGACGCAGGTTCGGAAACAACAGGACCTCCTCCGAGCTATCTTGGCTGGGCTTTGTCCGCACTGGGCTGGGGTTACTCTCTGATCTTCCTACTCCTGTCCACGACACTCGTAGCTCTGATCGTCATGAATTTACTGACCGCACGACGGGACAGTGTGTGTCCGCTGGACCTTGTTGAATCGTTTGAAGCGAATCTAAACGAACAAAAATATCAGGAAGCCTATGAACTAGCGAAGAACGATGAATCGTTTCTCGGCCAGGTACTCTCGGCCGGGCTCGCTAAATTGTCCTCGGGATACAATCAAGCGATCGAGGCAATGCAGGAAGTTGGCGAAGAAGAAAACATGAAGCTAGAACATCGTCTGAGCTACATGTCGCTCATCGGGACGATTAGCCCGATGATTGGTTTGTTTGGAACAGTGCACGGTATGATCAGCTCATTCCAGGTGATCGCCAATACTTCAACAACACCGAAACCAGCCGAACTGGCACAGGGTATTTCAACCGCTCTGTTCACTACCCTGATCGGACTCCTGATCGCCATCCCTGCCATTGCGGCTTACAACTTGTTACGAAATCGTGTTTCTCGCCTCGTCCTCGAGGTCGGCATTCTCAGCGACAATTTAATGAGTCGGTTTGCTTCGGCTGATGAAAACAAGAAGTAA
- a CDS encoding biopolymer transporter ExbD, protein MRVKSHGENRSDGDLTPMIDMTFQLIAFFMVLINFTEADQNELIQLPTSELAKPPDTPFEHPIFIQLTETGDVILGGEEVPLTGLKPYMIREGEFLKLQKQNPKDATVIIRADANAPMGKVQEVIKTCQESKFEIFALRAEEEIQ, encoded by the coding sequence ATGCGAGTAAAAAGTCACGGAGAAAATCGATCGGATGGTGATCTGACACCCATGATCGACATGACCTTCCAATTAATCGCCTTTTTCATGGTGTTGATCAATTTCACAGAGGCCGACCAAAACGAATTGATCCAACTTCCCACCAGTGAATTAGCCAAACCACCGGACACACCATTCGAGCATCCCATCTTTATTCAACTCACTGAAACTGGGGACGTAATCCTTGGTGGCGAAGAAGTCCCCCTTACGGGTCTCAAACCTTATATGATCCGAGAGGGTGAGTTTCTCAAACTCCAAAAACAGAACCCAAAAGATGCAACGGTAATCATCCGAGCCGACGCAAATGCACCGATGGGCAAGGTTCAGGAAGTCATCAAAACGTGCCAAGAATCCAAGTTTGAAATCTTTGCGCTAAGGGCCGAAGAAGAGATTCAGTGA
- a CDS encoding LysM peptidoglycan-binding domain-containing protein has product MPNLLRSPVVLISIVILAVWSVDSRNNRTSPSIEQQRDQLVLRVEQTSSAQDSTKRRATLRANHTKVPPRKTERSQPRARSTTQARIVGLSPATTETAMTFGNPSTNTTSFTAWPDTKPTQVASQSVSQVTRTRRDDSALKYRNHRITDGDNLQRLANRYLGDESRYPEIYAINEDTLSDPELLPIGMELKIPPR; this is encoded by the coding sequence ATGCCCAATCTGCTTCGCTCTCCCGTCGTACTGATCAGTATCGTTATCTTGGCTGTCTGGTCAGTGGACTCCCGAAACAACCGAACATCCCCATCCATCGAACAACAACGTGATCAGCTGGTCTTGCGCGTGGAACAAACGTCCTCAGCACAGGACTCAACGAAACGACGTGCGACTCTCCGAGCAAATCACACCAAGGTGCCGCCGAGAAAAACCGAACGGTCACAACCTCGCGCCCGCTCCACGACCCAAGCTCGGATCGTTGGGTTGAGTCCGGCAACAACCGAAACAGCCATGACGTTTGGCAACCCGTCGACGAACACGACTTCCTTCACCGCCTGGCCCGATACCAAGCCAACTCAAGTCGCGAGCCAATCTGTTTCACAAGTAACCCGCACAAGACGAGATGATTCGGCATTGAAATACCGGAATCATCGCATCACCGACGGAGATAACCTGCAACGACTTGCCAACCGTTATCTTGGCGACGAATCGCGATACCCCGAAATCTACGCAATCAACGAAGATACCTTGTCTGACCCCGAACTATTGCCGATCGGCATGGAACTCAAGATCCCACCACGGTGA
- a CDS encoding alpha/beta fold hydrolase → MPISLFKQFRRLWIAGLLLVFLVTLPVMAQKQKSKKPKIAPPENVTLTTKDFVSLHCVYYPGNQGKKTVPVILVHGWEGPRGEGSSRDCQELALRLQKDGHAVMVPDLRGHGSSTIRRLPNGQDKVIERDQLRPQDFREMQLDVEAVKKFLIKKNNEGELNIELLCVIGFDMGAVVGINWVNYDWSVPPLPTLKQGQDVKAFVLVSPPQAHRGVPINRAFENEDVRGNLSAMIIYGRQAGRTAAAGKRIYNSLKRSHRSLPADPEEAARVKDLYLFDLNTSLQGSKLLASRSLRVADLISEFVKVRLVDRADQYPWRDRSVP, encoded by the coding sequence ATGCCTATCTCTCTCTTCAAACAGTTTAGGCGATTGTGGATCGCCGGCCTCTTGTTGGTCTTTCTTGTGACGCTCCCGGTGATGGCTCAAAAGCAAAAGTCGAAGAAACCGAAGATCGCGCCGCCCGAAAATGTAACGTTGACAACTAAGGATTTCGTGTCGTTGCACTGTGTTTATTACCCTGGAAATCAAGGAAAAAAGACCGTTCCCGTCATTCTCGTGCATGGCTGGGAAGGTCCGCGCGGCGAGGGGAGCAGCCGGGATTGTCAAGAACTGGCGCTTCGTCTGCAAAAGGATGGACATGCCGTCATGGTGCCTGATTTGCGGGGCCACGGTTCCAGCACGATTCGCCGCCTACCGAACGGGCAGGACAAAGTGATTGAACGTGATCAGCTGAGGCCGCAGGATTTCCGCGAGATGCAGCTAGACGTCGAGGCGGTGAAAAAATTTCTCATCAAAAAAAATAACGAAGGCGAGCTGAACATCGAACTTCTCTGCGTGATCGGTTTTGACATGGGCGCCGTTGTAGGTATCAATTGGGTCAATTACGACTGGAGTGTGCCTCCCTTACCTACCTTGAAACAGGGGCAGGACGTCAAAGCTTTTGTGTTAGTTTCTCCTCCTCAGGCCCATCGGGGGGTGCCCATTAACCGAGCTTTTGAGAATGAAGATGTACGAGGCAATCTTTCGGCGATGATCATCTACGGTCGTCAGGCAGGCCGAACGGCCGCCGCAGGAAAGCGAATCTACAATTCATTAAAACGTTCGCATCGTTCCTTGCCTGCGGATCCAGAAGAGGCTGCGCGGGTCAAGGATTTGTATCTATTTGACCTCAACACGAGTCTCCAGGGAAGCAAGCTGTTGGCGAGTCGATCTCTTCGGGTGGCCGATTTGATTTCGGAGTTTGTTAAGGTTCGCTTGGTGGATCGTGCCGATCAATATCCATGGCGCGATCGAAGTGTACCCTGA
- a CDS encoding VWA domain-containing protein, which produces MGIFNRNRADEEQPRLDGRGRQVDSSAWVVSFLVHLSFLILISLISTQAVKHLPDLVLTAPPASDPQIDELTQTEFHFDPEPLDVIGSSAMGGPVDDVSGELKTPDVPLLAGLEMDQQEIGTVELRQVIHAATGPEFNLNHSIKGAAGVGMTGADGAIDRITHEILMSLEERKTLVVWFFDQSGSLSSQREEVHRRFNRVYEELGTIEASGNEAFARHDAKPLLTSVVAFGEQIDFPFKKPTDDLDEIRNAVSDIKQDNSGMERVFTAIQTAVGRFKKYRERDPETRDPRRNVMFVVFSDEAGDDQTELDKTVNQCRRLAIPVYVVGVPAPFGRRETLMKWVDPDPKFDQSPQWGRVDQGPESLLPERVKIHFASQREDQVPIDSGFGPFALTRLCYETGGIYFTVHPNRNATKNVSRGQTSAYSAHIKRFFDDQTMRRYRPEYVSAKEYRRRVRQNGARAALLEAAERSWLTPMEEPRVRFLVRSEAAFAGELTEAQKGAAKLEPTVQAIYETLKRGESAREDETVPRWQAGYDLAMGRVLATKVRTETYNAMLAKAKRGLKFTDAKNNTWRLVPAEEITVGSQLKKQADKAHEYLTRVTQEHAGTPWSALAQRELDLPMSWSWQDSHTPVNPPRNAVAGNNNNQPRPATDEKRRMLKRPAPRRPLPKL; this is translated from the coding sequence TTGGGAATTTTTAATCGTAATCGAGCCGATGAAGAGCAACCTCGTTTGGATGGACGAGGCAGGCAGGTGGATTCCTCAGCCTGGGTCGTCAGTTTCCTGGTGCACCTGTCCTTCCTGATCTTGATCAGCCTGATCTCGACTCAAGCAGTCAAGCACTTACCGGATCTGGTTCTAACCGCTCCACCCGCGAGTGATCCTCAAATTGACGAGCTCACTCAAACGGAGTTCCATTTCGATCCCGAACCGCTCGATGTGATTGGCAGCAGTGCGATGGGGGGGCCCGTTGACGACGTGTCCGGCGAGCTAAAGACTCCTGACGTCCCGTTACTTGCCGGCCTTGAGATGGATCAACAAGAAATCGGCACTGTCGAATTGCGGCAAGTAATTCACGCGGCGACGGGCCCTGAATTCAATCTCAACCACTCGATCAAAGGCGCAGCCGGCGTTGGCATGACAGGGGCTGATGGTGCGATCGACCGAATCACCCATGAAATTCTGATGTCACTGGAAGAGCGCAAGACGTTAGTTGTTTGGTTTTTTGACCAATCGGGTAGTCTGTCGAGCCAGCGAGAAGAAGTCCATCGACGTTTCAACCGTGTGTATGAAGAACTGGGAACCATTGAAGCCAGCGGCAATGAAGCCTTCGCTCGTCATGATGCGAAGCCTCTTTTAACATCCGTGGTGGCCTTCGGCGAACAGATTGATTTTCCGTTCAAGAAGCCGACGGATGATCTTGATGAAATCCGAAACGCGGTCTCGGACATCAAACAAGACAACTCGGGCATGGAACGCGTTTTCACCGCCATCCAAACGGCCGTTGGCCGCTTTAAAAAGTACCGAGAGCGAGACCCCGAGACACGAGATCCGCGTCGCAACGTAATGTTCGTTGTCTTTTCGGACGAAGCCGGAGACGATCAAACCGAGTTGGATAAGACCGTGAATCAGTGTCGTCGCTTGGCGATCCCGGTCTACGTCGTTGGCGTACCAGCACCATTTGGGAGGAGGGAAACCCTGATGAAGTGGGTTGATCCGGACCCGAAATTTGATCAATCGCCACAATGGGGCCGAGTTGATCAGGGGCCTGAGTCATTGCTACCCGAGCGAGTCAAAATTCACTTTGCCAGTCAGCGCGAAGATCAAGTGCCAATCGATTCCGGCTTTGGACCGTTTGCTCTCACTCGCTTGTGCTACGAAACGGGTGGCATCTACTTTACCGTCCACCCAAATCGAAACGCGACCAAAAACGTAAGCCGCGGCCAGACATCGGCCTACTCCGCCCACATCAAACGATTTTTTGACGATCAGACGATGCGTCGTTATCGCCCCGAATACGTCTCTGCCAAGGAATACAGACGTCGTGTACGACAAAATGGCGCCCGAGCGGCGTTGCTCGAGGCCGCTGAACGTTCCTGGCTGACACCGATGGAAGAACCTCGTGTCAGATTTCTGGTCCGTAGCGAAGCGGCTTTTGCTGGCGAACTTACCGAAGCACAAAAAGGCGCGGCGAAATTAGAGCCAACGGTCCAGGCAATCTACGAAACGCTGAAGCGAGGCGAATCGGCGCGTGAAGACGAAACCGTGCCACGTTGGCAAGCGGGCTACGATCTGGCGATGGGACGAGTGCTGGCCACCAAGGTGCGCACCGAAACTTACAACGCAATGTTGGCCAAGGCGAAGCGCGGACTCAAGTTTACTGATGCAAAAAACAACACCTGGCGATTGGTTCCCGCTGAAGAGATCACCGTTGGTAGCCAACTCAAAAAGCAAGCCGATAAGGCACACGAATACTTAACACGAGTCACCCAAGAACACGCGGGGACTCCCTGGTCAGCACTCGCTCAACGCGAACTGGACTTGCCGATGAGCTGGTCTTGGCAGGATAGCCACACACCTGTCAATCCACCTAGAAATGCGGTCGCCGGAAACAACAACAATCAACCTCGACCGGCAACCGATGAAAAACGTCGGATGCTCAAACGGCCTGCACCCCGCCGACCGCTTCCCAAACTCTAA
- a CDS encoding biopolymer transporter ExbD — protein MKFRHPIARERIELQMTPMIDIVFLLLIFFIMTFKIVAQEGDFNIKMPLAAPNTGAVDDSLLPPLKLRLLANPEGLLVADGIQLNDRVFADFDGLHAHIRSLIGDDAGAGSVGDAEIEIDADYQLRYNYVIDAVTAVSGYIDQDDNVVKLIEKIKFTPPKEPPAS, from the coding sequence ATGAAGTTTCGACATCCCATTGCTCGTGAACGCATTGAGTTGCAGATGACACCGATGATTGACATCGTGTTTCTCCTGCTAATTTTCTTCATCATGACCTTTAAGATTGTCGCGCAAGAAGGTGATTTCAACATCAAAATGCCCCTCGCGGCTCCGAACACCGGGGCAGTCGACGATTCTCTGCTGCCGCCCCTGAAACTGCGTTTGCTTGCCAACCCCGAGGGCCTACTGGTCGCGGACGGAATCCAACTAAATGACCGCGTTTTTGCCGACTTCGATGGATTACATGCCCATATCCGCAGCCTGATCGGAGATGACGCAGGCGCCGGCAGTGTGGGCGACGCGGAAATCGAAATCGATGCTGATTACCAGCTTCGCTACAATTACGTGATCGATGCAGTCACGGCCGTTTCAGGTTACATCGACCAAGATGATAACGTTGTGAAACTGATTGAAAAAATCAAATTCACACCTCCCAAGGAGCCGCCCGCCTCCTAA